In Tubulanus polymorphus chromosome 2, tnTubPoly1.2, whole genome shotgun sequence, a single window of DNA contains:
- the LOC141899286 gene encoding tyrosine-protein phosphatase non-receptor type 13-like yields MALNKSNTGTLARKPAVAPPTPNVAPSCIDFGPPRKVTLHRQAGSINNGLGFSIEVIKGESEKDSGVFVKKISATSPAAKGGQLRAGDKILEVNGQELSGVSQGSAANILWVAQNPVILLVQGPKMDTKPPPKVPPKPKMPKSNTTQTLPRARDTKKEYHGSTKSIDRKLIRKDKSSPVTEPTPPPPPSVTADEPPMVPVPEPMPVLSMKNNDRSIQRMDSNERVNSPNPEIIDRIVQEFNERIVVQQQQKLAAPQPMPPAPEFNDADDSGKLVINNELLPPSEPINLPHLTEFYDNVRGPLRTVQLDREAGKGLGVSIVVDKINGTQEKGVIIKNVVADSPAGRSGVVMPGDCIIQVNDRDLTGVTQPEVADLLRTVATPVTLIIQIGTQSEPDSNYDQSYGSDDEEEWTPPSVIQIERGSAKGLGISVVHNGFVTYSFETFPIENHQRT; encoded by the exons ATGGCACTTAATAAAAGCAACACAGGAACTTTGGCTCGAAAACCAGCAGTGGCGCCTCCAACTCCCAATGTAGCTCCTTCTTGCATAGATTTTGGCCCACCAAGGAAAGTTACTCTTCATCGACAAGCTGGTAGTATAAATAATGGCTTAGGATTTAGTATTGAAG TGATTAAAGGCGAAAGCGAAAAGGACAGCGGAGTGTTTGTAAAGAAGATAAGTGCCACGAGCCCAGCCGCTAAAGGCGGACAGTTACGGGCTGGAGATAAGATCCTTGAG GTTAATGGTCAGGAGCTGTCAGGTGTTTCACAAGGAAGTGCAGCTAATATATTATGGGTGGCTCAAAATCCTGTTATTCTCTTGGTGCAAGGCCCTAAAATGGATACGAAACCACCGCCGAAGGTTCCGCCAAAACCAAAAATGCCTAAATCGAACACAACACAAACTTTACCGAGAGCACGTGATACAAAGAAGGAATACCATGGCTCAACCAAAAGCATCGATCGTAAGTTGATCAGAAAAGATAAGTCATCACCGGTCACAGAGCCAACACCACCGCCACCTCCATCGGTTACAGCGGACGAGCCACCGATGGTTCCCGTACCGGAGCCGATGCCCGTACTGTCGATGAAGAATAACGATCGCAGCATTCAGAGAATGGACTCGAATGAACGCGTGAACTCGCCGAATCCAGAAATCATCGACCGAATCGTGCAGGAATTCAACGAACGAATCGTagttcaacaacaacaaaaacttGCTGCTCCACAACCAATGCCACCTGCTCCTGAATTCAACGACGCTGATGATTCTGGAAAATTAGTCATTAACAATGAACTGTTGCCCCCATCAGAACCTATAAATCTGCCTCATCTGAcagaattttatgataatgttCGCGGGCCTTTAAGAACAGTTCAACTGGATCGTGAAGCTGGGAAGGGTCTTGGTGTCAGTATCGTTG TTGATAAGATAAATGGTACTCAGGAAAAAGGAGttattatcaaaaatgtaGTAGCTGATAGTCCTGCTGGTCGTAGCGGAGTTGTAATGCCTGGCGATTGTATCATTCAG GTGAACGATCGAGACTTGACCGGAGTTACTCAACCCGAGGTCGCCGACTTGTTGCGCACTGTTGCCACACCCGTCACGCTTATAATTCAAATCGGTACCCAGTCGGAGCCAGATAGCAATTATGACCAATCATACGGCTCAGACGACGAAGAAGAATGGACACCGCCATCAGTGATACAAATTGAACGAGGCTCCGCTAAAGGCCTCGGGATCAGTGTAGTTC ATAATGGTTTTGTGACGTATTCATTTGAAACATTTccgattgaaaatcatcagagGACTTAA
- the LOC141899284 gene encoding serine dehydratase-like has translation MWLFAARRSNSEAAPPGQKGMVIKQIANESPADHDGRLKPGYRILEVNNTSVEHLTQCEAVEILRTAKNPVTLVVDTSDITLANDGPASWDSPREVQIIREPGKGIGVSIIGVKDQDVIIKQVIEGSPAGKTGLLNAGDKILQVNGYDLCGVPQYVAVEVLRNATNPVTLLVQKTQDRDPTYLHTEYTDTPANNNWNFTNSCDTLNDDNLPIRETSILDSVLSLDIYGSEISHSDHMESRNQLSDSWHSANNENLHIRTPLIESRPMSDYSGYRVYLKLENTQPAGSFKLRGIGNLCKKAKEAGCSHIVSSSGGNAGIAAAYSAKRLGLPCTVYVPSSTPEFIKYKLRSEGAEVIVHGDVWDEANIKAMEIASLPGYGLIHPFDHPHIWDGHASMIHEVAEQMDHIPDVVIVSVGGGGLMCGVIQGMWNVGWNKVPVIAMETKGANCLNAALEMGEPVNIPGIRSIAKSLGAVKVGKRAFEICHQHPVLSQIVTDTQAVDSCCRFADDHRMLVEPACGATLAAIYHNTIPRLQQENKIGHVRSVVVIVCGGNIMTLGWLEKLRKDFGI, from the exons ATGTGGCTCTTTGCAGCCAGGAGATCGAATTCTGAAG CTGCACCTCCCGGACAGAAGGGTATGGTTATAAAGCAGATAGCTAATGAAAGTCCTGCAGATCATGATGGAAGATTGAAACCTGGCTATCGAATATTAGAA GTGAATAACACAAGTGTAGAACATTTAACGCAGTGTGAAGCTGTTGAAATCCTACGTACTGCTAAAAATCCTGTCACTTTAGTCGTTGATACATCAGATATAACTCTAGCTAATGACGGCCCAGCCAGCTGGGATTCACCAAGAGAAGTTCAGATCATTCGTGAACCTGGAAAGGGTATAGGCGTTAGCATTATTG GGGTTAAAGATCAAGACGTCATTATTAAACAAGTGATTGAAGGAAGTCCAGCTGGTAAAACTGGATTGTTAAACGCCGGTGATAAAATATTGCAG GTGAATGGTTACGATTTGTGTGGAGTTCCTCAATACGTAGCCGTTGAAGTTCTTAGAAACGCTACAAATCCTGTTACATTGCTCGTGCAGAAGACGCAAGACAGG GATCCTACGTATTTACATACAGAGTATACCGACACACCAGCGAATAATAACTGGAATTTTACGAACTCTTGTGATACACTGAACGACGATAATCTTCCGATCAGAGAAACAAGTATTCTTGATTCGGTGCTCTCTCTGGATATATACGGAAGTGAGATTTCACACAGCGATCACATGGAATCCCGCAATCAGTTATCCGATTCGTGGCACAGTGCCAATAATGAGAATCTCCATATAAGGACTCCATTGATTGAGAGTCGACCAATGTCGGATTATTCGGGCTATAGAGTTTATTTGAAACTAGAGAATACACAACCTGCTGGTTCATTCAAGCTAAGAGGCATTGGCAATCTATGCAAAAAG GCTAAGGAAGCCGGTTGCAGCCATATTGTTAGTTCGTCTGGTGGAAATGCAGGAATTGCTGCTGCCTATTCAGCCAAAAGGTTGGGTTTGCCTTGTACAGTTTATGTGCCCTCTTCAACCCCCGAGTttattaaatataaattacgAAGTGAG GGTGCAGAAGTGATAGTACATGGTGATGTTTGGGATGAAGCTAATATTAAAGCTATGGAGATAGCTAGTTTACCTG GATATGGTCTTATTCATCCATTTGATCATCCTCACATTTG GGATGGTCATGCCTCAATGATTCACGAAGTAGCCGAACAGATGGATCATATTCCGGATGTTGTCATAGTTTCAGTTGGAGGGGGTGGTCTAATGTGTGGAGTTATTCAGGGTATGTGGAATGTTGGATGGAATAAAGTACCAGTAATTGCCATGGAAACTAAAGGTGCTAATTGTTTGAATGCGGCATTGGAGATGGGTGAACCTGTAAATATACCAGGAATTAGGAG TATCGCGAAGAGTCTTGGAGCAGTAAAAGTAGGGAAAAGAGCATTTGAAATATGCCACCAACATCCTGTATTATCTCAGATTGTAACTGATACTCAAGCTGTAGATTCATGTTGTCGATTTGCTG atgATCATCGAATGCTGGTTGAACCGGCTTGTGGGGCGACTTTGGCTGCCATTTATCACAATACTATTCCTCGTCTGcaacaagaaaataaaattggcCACGTACGGTCAGTTGTAGTCATCGTGTGTGGTGGAAACATTATGACACTCGGGTGGCTTGAAAAACTGCGGAAAGATTTTGGTATATGA
- the LOC141899294 gene encoding equilibrative nucleoside transporter 2-like, producing the protein MTRGRSGTKTMIVDDMGDGIDSVSYSSRTDETTPLIQLSGVKLQEPTDRYNLVFITFIIQGVGLTLPWNLFMTAKDYYVGYKLAPAGSASYRLNFLSYAGIAAMGSNALLNGVNLFTHCGNGRPTVRTIVSQLGMIIAFVFTIVMAVFDTSTYPQVFFFITLFTIIFVNMCTGLWANCMFGIASHFSKNYVNAVVIGSNLSGLLTALFVILSKEGSADPVISAILYFVSAVVIVFMCLISFIMLNKSEFYKNYYSDKLIQAEDESTAEMVLPYWKVFKMIWPQLFDVWFQRFVAGAVIPAMLADVVKSDPNFLIPEYHYTDIMCYLFTNFCICFGNLFVFFVHKPRSEYVVYFQMVRMLFVPFFVLCNYRPETRSKNLPVLLKSDWAFLAGVIVFATTNGHFSGLTMMYSKQAGGNDPASKLLAGMYTGFLQNFGRCFGLGMNIVIAWIVENI; encoded by the exons ATGACACGCGGGCGTTCAGGCACGAAAACCATGATTGTCGATGATATGGGAGATGGAATAGACTCTGTGTCGTATTCTTCAAGAACAGATGAGACGACTCCACTTATACAGTTGTCGGGAGTGAAACTTCAAGAACCTACCGATAG ATACAACTTGGTTTTCATTACGTTCATCATACAAGGGGTGGGACTGACGCTACCATGGAACCTATTCATGACAGCTAAAGAT tattaTGTGGGTTATAAGTTGGCACCGGCTGGTAGCGCCAGTTATCGTCTGAATTTTCTTAGTTATGCTGGTATCGCTGCGATGGGTTCAAATGCCTTGCTCAACGGTGTAAATCTCTTTACGCATTGCGGAAA TGGCCGACCTACTGTCCGGACCATTGTAAGTCAATTAGGAATGATTATAGCCTTCGTTTTTACGATAGTCATGGCTGTATTTGATACATCTACAT ATCCACaagtatttttctttattacgttGTTTACAATAATATTCGTCAACA tgtgTACTGGACTGTGGGCAAACTGTATGTTTGGAATAGCGTCTCATTTCAGTAAAAACTACGTAAATGCTGTCGTCATCGGAAGC aatttaagTGGATTGCTCACtgctttatttgttatattgtcGAAAGAAG GATCAGCGGATCCAGTTATATCAGCgatcttgtattttgtatctgCTGTGGTTATCGTTTTTATGTGTTTAATCTCATTCATTATGCTGAACAAATCG gaatttTATAAGAACTATTATTCCGATAAATTGATCCAAGCTGAAGATGAGTCAACGGCCGAAATGGTGCTACCATATTggaaagtattcaaaatg ATCTGGCCGCAATTATTTGACGTTTGGTTCCAAAGATTCGTTGCTGGAGCCGTCATTCCTGCAATGCTCGCAGATGTTGTTAAAAGCGATCCCAATTTTCTGATACCTG AATACCACTACACGGATATCATGTGTTATTTATTCACTAACTTTTGTATTTGTTTCGGAAACTTATTCGTGTTTTTCGTTCACAAG CCGAGATCAGAGTATGTGGTATATTTCCAAATGGTACGAATGTTATTTGTACCATTCTTTGTATTGTGCAACTATAGACCTGAAACCAGAAGCAAAAACCTTCCAGTTTTGTTGAAAAGTGATTGGGCTTTTTTGGCGGGTGTCATTGTATTTGCCACGACGAATGGTCACTTCTCTGGATTGACAATGATGTACTCAAAGCA ggCCGGAGGAAATGACCCAGCATCCAAACTTTTAGCTGGCATGTATACtggatttcttcaaaattttggaCGCTGCTTTGGACTAGGAATGAATATCGTAATTGCATGGATTGTCGAAAATATCTAA
- the LOC141899295 gene encoding equilibrative nucleoside transporter 2-like has product MTPGYVHKESEDSMEGAEISHSSSANECTPLIPKTKERSQSTDRYNLVFITFVIQGIGLTLPWNLFMTAKEYYVGYKLAPAGNAGYRLNFLSYAGIAAMGSNALLSGVNLFTHCGNGRPTVRTIVSQIAMVLAFAFTIILAVMDTSESPELFFFITMFTIVFVNMCTGLWANCMFGIASHFSKNYVNAVVIGSNLSGLMTAILVILSKSGTADPVISAILYFVSAVVIVFLCLISFILLRKSEFYRSHYSDKLVMNEDESKAEMVLPYWKVFKLIWPQLFDVWFQRFIAGAIVPALLADIEKVDSNFLIPDYYYTDIMCYLFVNFCICFGNFFVFFIHKPKSLYVIYFQMVRILFIPYFMLCNYRPETRSSNLPVLLKNDWAFLAGVIVFGTTNGHFSGLTMMYSKQAGGTDPAAKLLAGMYTGFVQNFGRCFGLGMNIVIAYFVEYV; this is encoded by the exons ATGACGCCTGGATACGTGCATAAAGAGAGTGAAGACAGTATGGAAGGAGCCGAAATTTCGCATTCCTCAAGCGCAAACGAGTGTACTCCACTCATTCCCAAGACGAAAGAGAGGAGTCAATCTACTGatag ATACAATTTGGTATTCATTACGTTCGTCATACAAGGCATAGGATTGACGCTTCCATGGAATCTATTCATGACAGCTAAAGAG tATTATGTGGGATATAAGTTGGCACCGGCTGGTAACGCCGGTTATCGTCTGAATTTCCTTAGTTACGCCGGTATTGCTGCAATGGGTTCAAATGCATTGTTAAGCGGAGTGAACCTATTTACGCATTGCGGAAA TGGCCGACCAACAGTCCGCACAATTGTCAGTCAAATAGCTATGGTTTTAGCTTTTGCTTTCACAATTATTTTGGCAGTCATGGATACTTCGGAAT CGCcggaattatttttcttcataaCGATGTTCACAATAGTATTTGTCAACA tgtgTACTGGACTGTGGGCAAACTGCATGTTTGGAATAGCGTCTCATTTCAGTAAAAACTACGTAAACGCTGTCGTCATCGGAAGC aatCTAAGTGGTTTGATGACTGCTATCTTAGTCATATTGTCAAAATCAG gCACAGCGGATCCAGTCATTTCGGCaattctgtattttgtatcGGCTGTCGTTATCGTCTTTTTGTGTTTGATCTCATTCATTCTGTTGAGAAAATCG GAATTTTACAGAAGTCATTACTCTGATAAATTGGTGATGAATGAGGATGAATCCAAAGCTGAAATGGTTCTTCCTTATTGGAAAGTTTTCAAACTG ATTTGGCCACAACTTTTCGATGTTTGGTTTCAAAGATTCATCGCTGGGGCTATTGTACCGGCGCTCCTGGCTGACATTGAAAAAGTCGATTCTAATTTCTTAATTCCTG attaCTACTACACGGATATTATGTGTTACCTGTTTGTTAATTTCTGTATTTGCTTTGGTAACTTTTTCGTCTTCTTTATTCATAAG cctAAGTCATTGTATGTCATATATTTCCAAATGGTGCGAATTTTGTTCATCCCATACTTCATGTTGTGCAACTACCGACCAGAAACGAGAAGCAGCAACTTGCcagttttgttgaaaaatgattGGGCTTTCTTAGCGGGTGTCATCGTATTCGGAACGACGAATGGCCACTTCTCTGGTCTAacaatgatgtattcaaaaca AGCTGGAGGAACCGACCCGGCAGCAAAGCTATTGGCCGGTATGTACACAGGATTTGTGCAAAATTTCGGACGTTGTTTTGGACTAGGGATGAATATTGTGATCGCGTATTTTGTTGAATATGTCTAA
- the LOC141899059 gene encoding ionotropic receptor 25a-like, with the protein MNSIGSLSVAVRTLFFFTCLPVAGGVDFKILVLITQQNSLIKEYISQSVNFINDQNSTPTTSRMIVTYQPIASTISYSQICDKLKSGYSMMVDLTETGVSSAVKNFAETLGILTIGIVKKQGLLTFKFHWFILSKDFSSASTICVQCPDKYSVVTMTPKSDSHIAPLVTYVNSTVGNLTQSQQNNRAGSFGEFVFSPKENFETINLSIDRLIIDKTRQIHQLGRWNYTRGLELRTPGPSLIHTNITKRYRVATIHEPPFMYIKSQADGRKEYRGYCKDLIEKLSQMMDFEYDLYEVSDGAYGRQLDNGSWTGLIKELLDDKADIVAAPLSLTAERESVIDFTIPYYDLVGITILMQKPTFEYRLFKFMTVLENDVWLCVLSAFFFVSLLLFVFDKYSPYSYQNNRDKWDGDGDEPRVFSLKEGLWFCMTSLTPQGGGEVPRAISGRLIAATWWLFGFIMIATYTANLAAFLTVQRLETPIESLDDLAKQFQTKYAPQESTSAQVYFKRMADIEAKFYGIWKEMSLNDSMSDQERAKLAVWDYPVSDKFTNMWTAMELSKFPKNQEEAIRRVKNGSFAFIGDETSNKYATMIDCGLWAVGESFSRKPYAIAVQEGNIALRNDLSQQILQLLNQRVLEDLKTAAWSKEYIDKHFQKVPECPTVEDESDGISIQNIGGVFLVIFMGIGLALIALAFEFYWYKYKKVIKQKSNSSCSASNLQLDQNDANNSLNYSSELYQRQPTPALRMSVTTIGNNSTSRQRSRETACNMPVVGSMEEFQRAMFY; encoded by the exons ATGAATTCCATAGGTTCCTTATCGGTTGCCGTTCGAACTTTATTCTTCTTTACGTGTTTACCAGTTGCCGGAGGTGTAGATTTTAAAATAC TTGTTTTGATTACCCAGCAGAACTCGTTAATTAAGGAGTACATTTCTCAGAGTGTAAACTTTATCAACGACCAAAACTCTACACCTACGACATCTAGGATGATAGTCACATATCAGCCAATTGCTTCAACAATAAGCTATTCGCAGA TATGTGACAAACTCAAGTCTGGTTATTCAATGATGGTTGATCTGACTGAAACCGGGGTTTCTAGTGCTGTTAAGAACTTTGCCGAAACTTTGGGAATACTAACAATCGGTATC GTTAAAAAACAAGGACTGCTAACATTCAAATTCCATTGGTTTATCTTATCGAAA GACTTCTCATCAGCATCGACTATCTGCGTACAATGTCCCGATAAATACAGCGTTGTAACCATGACACCAAAAAGTGACAGTCACATTGCCCCATTAGTTACTTACGTAAATTCCACAGTGGGAAATCTGACCCAAAGTCAG CAAAACAATCGGGCGGGTTCTTTTGGTGAATTTGTGTTTTCACCAAAAGAGAACTTCGAAACCATCAACTTATCGATAGATCGACTGATCATCGATAAAACCAGACAAATTCATCAG ctcGGCAGATGGAATTACACGCGAGGATTGGAATTGAGAACGCCAGGTCCATCTCTAATTCATACGAACATAACCAAACGATATCGAGTAGCAACTATTCAT GAACCGCCTTTCATGTACATTAAGAGTCAAGCGGATGGTCGAAAAGAGTATAGAGGATACTGTAAAGATCTTATTGAAAAGCTTTCACAAATGATGGACTTTGAATACGATCTGTACGAAGTCAGTGATGGCGCATACGGACGTCAACTCGACAATGGATCTTGGACTGGGCTGATCAAAGAATTACTCGACGAT AAAGCAGATATAGTAGCAGCTCCATTGTCACTGACTGCTGAACGAGAGAGCGTTATAGACTTTACAATCCCATATTACGACCTGGTTGGAATCACTATACTGATGCAAAAACCGACGTTCGAGTACAGACTTTTCAAATTTATGACAGTGCTCGAAAACGATGTCTGGTTATGCGTTTTATCAGCATTTTTCTTCGTCAGTCTATTGCTGTTCGTCTTCGATAAATATAGTCCGTACAGTTACCAGAACAATCGTGATAAATGGGACGGCGACGGTGATGAACCTCGCGTTTTTAGTCTCAAAGAAGGTCTATGGTTTTGTATGACTTCCCTGACTCCGCAAG gTGGAGGTGAAGTACCGAGAGCTATATCCGGGCGACTTATCGCTGCAACCTGGTGGTTATTCGGGTTTATCATGATAGCCACGTACACAGCTAATCTAGCGGCATTTCTGACCGTACAACGTTTAGAAACGCCTATAGAATCACTGGATGATCTAGCAAAACAGTTCCAAACGAAATATGCCCCACAGGAAAGCACTTCTGCCCAGGTTTACTTCAAAAGAATGGCCGATATTGAAGCGAAGTTCTATGG AATCTGGAAAGAAATGAGTCTAAACGATAGCATGTCAGACCAGGAACGAGCTAAACTTGCTGTTTGGGATTACCCGGTCAGTGACAAATTCACTAACATGTGGACGGCAATGGAATTgtcaaaatttcccaaaaaTCAAGAAGAAGCTATACGACGTGTGAAAAACGGAAGTTTTGCTTTTATAG GCGATGAAACATCCAATAAATATGCGACGATGattgactgtggtttgtgggCAGTAGGAGAATCATTCAGCCGGAAACCTTACGCTATTGCCGTTCAAGAAGGCAACATCGCGCTACGAAATGATCTATCACAACA AATATTACAGCTTTTAAATCAAAGAGTATTGGAGGATCTTAAAACGGCAGCTTGGAGCAAAGAATATATCGATaaacactttcaaaaagtgCCCGAGTGTCCAACAGTCGAAGATGAAAGCGATGGAATAAGTATCCAAAATATTGGCGGTGTCTTCTTAGTGATATTCATGGGTATTGGGCTGGCTCTGATAGCCCTTGCATTCGAGTTTTATTGGTATAAATACAAAAAAGTGATCAAACAAAAATCGAACTCTAGTTGTAGCGCATCGAATCTACAATTAGACCAAAATGATGCGAATAATTCGTTGAATTACTCCTCAGAATTGTATCAAAGACAACCAACGCCAGCCTTACGGATGTCAGTAACTACTATAGGAAACAATTCGACATCTCGTCAGCGATCAAGAGAAACAGCATGTAACATGCCGGTAGTCGGGTCGATGGAGGAATTTCAAAGAGCCATGTTCTATTGA